One Sulfurimonas sp. C5 genomic region harbors:
- the thpR gene encoding RNA 2',3'-cyclic phosphodiesterase, with protein sequence MKPLFLALKANLNNYENIQSDFANLLEGRWVPDENLHLTINYFGNKYSVEEILEKLPKLITPIPTQTLSGLDYFKTNKILYAKSTSMGIARLSDSISKKFSLKQTKEFVPHVTLMRIKNITDIDSFKEVLESYKNEDLGSVETTLHLMESEIRHPGGAVYTSIKSF encoded by the coding sequence ATGAAACCTCTCTTTTTAGCTTTAAAAGCCAACCTAAATAACTATGAAAACATACAGTCTGATTTTGCCAATCTTCTTGAAGGAAGATGGGTACCAGATGAAAACCTCCATCTGACGATCAATTATTTTGGAAACAAATATAGTGTAGAAGAAATACTGGAAAAACTGCCGAAATTGATTACCCCTATTCCTACACAAACTCTGTCTGGTTTAGATTATTTTAAAACAAATAAAATTTTATATGCCAAAAGTACAAGTATGGGGATTGCAAGATTAAGCGACTCTATTTCCAAAAAATTCTCTTTGAAACAGACAAAGGAATTTGTCCCACATGTCACTCTTATGAGAATAAAAAATATCACAGATATAGATAGTTTTAAAGAGGTACTTGAAAGTTATAAAAATGAAGATCTCGGTAGCGTTGAAACGACGCTTCATTTGATGGAAAGCGAGATACGCCACCCTGGAGGTGCCGTATACACATCTATTAAGAGTTTTTAG
- a CDS encoding fumarylacetoacetate hydrolase family protein, producing MRTIKFEDKEICPSKIVCIGRNYVEHIYELGNEIPESMVVFNKPNTALSKELHYYNEDTRFEGEICFLIESSQIAGIGFGLDLTHADIQNKMKEKGLPWERAKAFDGSAVLGHFIEFHGDVKQLRFELYINDELRQEATYDLMIYKPDVMINEIESFMSLCDGDVIMSGTPKGVGNYKVGDVFKGIIYYKDEILLESFWRVKNL from the coding sequence ATGAGAACAATAAAGTTTGAAGACAAAGAGATATGTCCGAGCAAAATAGTTTGTATAGGACGTAACTATGTAGAGCATATTTATGAACTCGGTAATGAGATACCAGAGAGCATGGTAGTATTTAACAAGCCGAATACGGCACTTTCAAAAGAGTTGCATTATTATAATGAAGATACTCGTTTTGAGGGTGAGATCTGTTTTTTAATTGAGAGTTCTCAAATAGCGGGAATCGGTTTCGGGCTTGATCTGACACATGCAGATATACAGAATAAAATGAAAGAAAAAGGGTTGCCGTGGGAACGTGCCAAAGCGTTTGACGGTTCTGCCGTTCTTGGGCACTTTATTGAATTTCACGGAGATGTAAAACAGCTTAGATTTGAGCTATATATTAATGATGAGCTTCGACAGGAAGCTACGTATGATCTAATGATTTATAAGCCTGATGTGATGATAAATGAGATTGAGAGTTTTATGAGTTTATGTGACGGTGATGTTATTATGAGCGGTACTCCTAAAGGGGTTGGAAACTATAAAGTTGGTGATGTTTTTAAAGGTATTATCTATTATAAAGATGAGATTTTATTGGAATCTTTTTGGAGGGTTAAAAACCTTTAA
- a CDS encoding SDR family NAD(P)-dependent oxidoreductase — protein sequence MNLTNKIALVTGANGGLGLAIVKALLENNIEKVYCGVRDLKNTQNLEKLSDKISLIQLDLSDHTMLENNLASVENIDLLINNAGVNSGKTIFEDCYADFTINVQGTLKITQLLSDKINNGGAIVNITSILALCNLPVMGLYSASKSALHSLTQAIRAHMNSKGITVLEVLPGPIDTKMTPDESMPKASPESIADEIIMALQTDQTEIYPDEFAKMIKEGLTHDPKSVTDQFAQSLR from the coding sequence TTGGGTTTAGCGATTGTAAAGGCTTTGCTGGAGAATAATATTGAAAAAGTATATTGTGGAGTAAGAGACTTAAAAAATACTCAAAATTTGGAAAAATTATCGGATAAAATTTCACTTATTCAATTAGACCTTTCAGATCACACTATGTTGGAAAACAACTTGGCATCTGTTGAAAATATTGATCTGCTTATCAATAATGCAGGTGTTAACAGCGGCAAAACAATTTTTGAAGATTGCTATGCAGATTTTACGATCAATGTGCAAGGGACGTTAAAAATAACGCAACTCTTATCTGACAAAATAAATAATGGCGGTGCTATCGTAAACATTACTTCTATTTTAGCACTTTGTAATCTTCCTGTTATGGGTCTTTACTCTGCTTCTAAAAGTGCCTTGCATTCACTGACACAGGCAATAAGAGCGCATATGAATTCAAAAGGGATTACCGTACTTGAAGTACTGCCTGGTCCAATCGATACAAAAATGACTCCGGATGAAAGTATGCCCAAGGCATCACCGGAATCTATAGCAGATGAGATTATAATGGCTCTGCAAACAGATCAAACGGAGATCTATCCCGATGAGTTTGCAAAAATGATCAAAGAAGGTCTTACTCATGACCCTAAAAGTGTTACTGATCAGTTTGCACAATCTTTAAGATAA